A genomic stretch from Syntrophales bacterium includes:
- a CDS encoding MaoC family dehydratase N-terminal domain-containing protein, with the protein MADKSKLGLEFPPYVYEVERGKIAEFAIAISQKESKSQIKQIYADSAAAKAAGYKDVIPSPTFQTCFALWGGEGLMPMIQAININLGRLLHGEEEYEYLAPIYPGDVMTGVTKVVDMYDKEKKGKPGKFMEFTVLETEIKNQRGEVVIRNRTTLVER; encoded by the coding sequence ATGGCAGACAAATCGAAGTTGGGACTGGAGTTTCCACCCTACGTCTACGAAGTGGAAAGGGGGAAGATCGCCGAGTTCGCCATCGCCATCTCGCAGAAGGAAAGTAAGAGCCAGATCAAGCAGATCTATGCTGACAGCGCGGCGGCAAAAGCGGCGGGCTACAAGGACGTGATTCCCTCACCTACCTTCCAGACGTGCTTCGCTCTGTGGGGTGGGGAGGGACTGATGCCCATGATCCAGGCGATCAACATCAACCTGGGCCGGCTGCTTCACGGCGAAGAGGAGTATGAATACCTGGCGCCGATCTACCCGGGCGATGTCATGACGGGAGTCACCAAGGTGGTGGACATGTACGACAAGGAAAAGAAGGGCAAGCCCGGGAAATTCATGGAATTCACGGTTCTGGAGACGGAAATCAAGAATCAGCGGGGCGAGGTCGTGATCCGGAATCGTACGACCCTGGTTGAGAGATAG
- a CDS encoding acyl-CoA dehydrogenase family protein: protein MDILNYTDEHKMFRDTLRKFVANELIPHVEEWEEAGIVPRSAWQKMGQQGFLGTSVPMEYGGPGADFLYSVIVNEEMARANFWGLTASLHSDIIVPYILSFGSEDHKHKYLPGCVTGDCITAVAMTEPNAGSDLAAMKMTAAESGDSFILNGQKTFISNGINCDLCVVAAKDPAESNPHKAVDLFLVEAGTPGFEKGRQIKKAGWHSQDTSELYFTDCRIPKSNRLGDKGTGFLKLMQKLQQERLVLSIGAVAAAEFMLEYTIKYCQERPVFGKPISKFQHNQFELVEMATEIKIGRTFVDKLVADHMEGKQIIIETSMAKYWISDMANRVADRCLQLHGGYGYCDEYPISRSWRDLRVTRIFAGTNEIMKTIIARFMGL from the coding sequence ATGGACATTCTCAATTACACGGATGAACACAAGATGTTCCGCGACACCCTGCGGAAGTTTGTTGCGAACGAGCTGATTCCGCATGTCGAGGAGTGGGAGGAGGCCGGCATTGTTCCCCGGAGCGCCTGGCAGAAGATGGGGCAGCAGGGATTCCTGGGTACGTCGGTTCCCATGGAGTACGGCGGACCGGGGGCGGATTTCCTGTACTCGGTGATCGTCAACGAGGAAATGGCCCGGGCGAATTTCTGGGGGCTCACCGCCTCCCTGCACAGCGACATCATCGTTCCCTACATCCTTTCCTTTGGATCCGAGGATCACAAGCATAAATATCTCCCCGGCTGCGTTACCGGAGACTGCATCACCGCCGTGGCCATGACGGAGCCCAACGCGGGGAGCGACCTGGCGGCCATGAAGATGACCGCAGCGGAGAGCGGGGACTCCTTCATCCTGAACGGGCAGAAGACCTTCATCTCGAACGGGATCAACTGTGACCTGTGCGTCGTGGCCGCCAAGGACCCGGCGGAAAGCAACCCCCACAAGGCGGTCGACCTCTTCCTCGTCGAAGCCGGAACGCCCGGGTTCGAGAAGGGCCGGCAGATCAAGAAGGCGGGCTGGCACAGCCAGGATACGTCGGAGCTGTATTTCACGGACTGCCGGATCCCGAAGAGCAACCGGCTGGGAGACAAGGGTACGGGCTTCCTGAAGCTGATGCAGAAGCTCCAGCAGGAGCGCCTGGTCCTGTCGATCGGCGCCGTTGCCGCCGCCGAGTTCATGCTGGAATACACCATCAAGTACTGCCAGGAGCGGCCGGTGTTCGGAAAGCCGATCTCCAAGTTCCAGCACAACCAGTTCGAGCTTGTGGAGATGGCCACGGAAATCAAGATCGGCCGGACCTTCGTTGACAAGCTCGTGGCCGACCACATGGAAGGGAAGCAGATCATCATCGAGACGTCCATGGCCAAGTACTGGATCAGCGACATGGCCAACCGCGTCGCGGATCGATGCCTCCAGCTTCACGGAGGATATGGCTACTGCGACGAATACCCCATCTCCCGCTCTTGGCGGGATCTCCGGGTGACCCGGATCTTTGCCGGCACCAACGAGATCATGAAGACCATCATCGCCCGGTTCATGGGCCTGTAG
- a CDS encoding SDR family NAD(P)-dependent oxidoreductase, giving the protein MVGITSFGAYIPRLRLDRMAIYQAMGWFAPALISVAQGERSMCNYDEDSLTMAVAAAQDCLIGKDKKKIDAGYLCSTTLPFSDRQNAGILVTALNLRSDINTADFTSSQRAGTTGLLTALDVAKAGNRKTILVAASDKRHTRTAGFYEMWFGDGAAALMVGSDDVVAEFKGSYSVTYDFVDHFRGSWSEFDYTWEERWLREEGYSKFIPEAVGGLMKKLKITMDDVQKLVFPCIFKAEHRSIAKKLGASADKLVDTMHEVCGETGTAHALLMFVSALETAKPGDGILVAGFGQGCDAMYFKVTENITKLAARAGVKGSLAKKKTTDNYMKFLKFRELIDPETGIRAEAPVQTAMTALWRNRKMILGMVGGKCTACGTPQFPPADICVNPACGHVGPMDDYEFAGVPARIKSFTGDLLAVSVDPPAIYGLVQFEGGGRFVADFTDCELNDLKVGMPVTLSFRRRVADKARGFSQYFWKPVPQTDWIPEVDFQGRVAIVTGAGAGLGRAYALELGRRGAKVVVNDFGGARDGSGAGAAGPADLVVNEIKALGGEAVANYDNVATPQGGEGIVKTALDAFGKVDILINNAGILRDKGLLKMEPENWAAVLAVHLNGAYNVTRPAFKVMRENGYGRIVMTTSAAGLYGNFGQTNYSSAKLGLVGFMNTLKAEGGKYNIFVNTVAPIAASRLTEDVMPPEMFKKMSPDYVAGLTIYLCSEDCKENGSIFNVGAGYYSRAAIMTGPGVTLGEAGKVPTPEDIRDNWDKINNMAGAKYYGELNAAIMTFLMPPAPAGSEAPKAGGAMDVKGIFDKMPSAFNAAAAAGKDVVFQFNISGPTGGDWFVTVKDGACTVSAGKVDGATTTIGMADADFVDLITGKLDGMKAFSAGKLKVSGDMMKSQLIGKLFKF; this is encoded by the coding sequence TGGTCGGTATTACATCATTTGGAGCCTATATCCCCCGCCTGAGATTGGACCGGATGGCAATCTACCAGGCCATGGGCTGGTTCGCGCCGGCGCTGATCAGCGTCGCCCAGGGCGAGCGCTCCATGTGCAATTACGATGAAGACAGCCTCACCATGGCGGTCGCGGCGGCTCAGGACTGCCTGATCGGCAAGGACAAGAAGAAAATCGACGCGGGTTATCTCTGCTCGACGACTCTCCCCTTCAGTGACCGGCAGAATGCGGGAATCCTGGTGACGGCACTGAATCTGCGGAGCGACATCAACACGGCGGACTTCACGTCCTCCCAGCGGGCAGGGACCACAGGCCTCCTGACGGCTCTTGACGTTGCGAAAGCGGGCAACAGGAAGACCATCCTGGTCGCCGCTTCGGACAAGCGCCACACCAGGACGGCCGGCTTCTATGAAATGTGGTTCGGCGACGGCGCGGCGGCCCTGATGGTCGGCAGCGACGATGTCGTGGCAGAATTCAAGGGTTCCTACAGCGTCACGTACGACTTCGTGGACCATTTCCGCGGTTCCTGGTCTGAGTTCGACTACACCTGGGAAGAGCGCTGGCTCCGTGAGGAAGGCTACTCCAAGTTCATCCCCGAGGCGGTCGGCGGCCTCATGAAGAAGCTGAAGATCACCATGGACGACGTCCAGAAACTCGTCTTCCCGTGCATCTTCAAGGCTGAGCACCGGTCCATCGCGAAGAAGCTCGGCGCCTCGGCAGACAAGCTCGTCGACACGATGCATGAGGTCTGCGGGGAAACCGGCACGGCCCATGCCCTTCTGATGTTCGTATCGGCCCTCGAAACGGCCAAGCCGGGCGACGGAATCCTGGTGGCCGGCTTCGGCCAGGGATGCGACGCCATGTACTTCAAGGTGACGGAGAACATCACGAAGCTCGCCGCGAGGGCGGGCGTGAAGGGTTCGCTGGCCAAGAAGAAGACGACTGATAACTACATGAAGTTCCTCAAGTTCCGCGAGCTGATCGATCCGGAGACGGGCATTCGGGCGGAGGCGCCGGTCCAGACGGCCATGACGGCCCTGTGGCGGAACCGCAAGATGATCCTCGGCATGGTCGGCGGCAAGTGTACGGCCTGCGGGACGCCCCAGTTCCCGCCGGCGGACATCTGCGTAAACCCCGCCTGCGGCCACGTGGGGCCCATGGACGATTACGAGTTCGCAGGTGTTCCGGCGCGAATCAAGAGCTTCACCGGCGACCTTCTGGCGGTGTCGGTCGACCCGCCGGCGATCTACGGCCTGGTGCAGTTTGAGGGCGGCGGCCGCTTCGTGGCCGACTTCACCGACTGCGAGCTGAACGACCTCAAGGTCGGAATGCCCGTGACGCTGTCCTTCCGCAGAAGGGTTGCCGACAAGGCGCGAGGCTTCTCCCAGTATTTCTGGAAGCCTGTGCCCCAGACCGACTGGATTCCCGAGGTCGACTTCCAGGGCCGGGTAGCCATCGTGACGGGCGCCGGCGCCGGTTTGGGACGGGCCTATGCACTGGAACTGGGTCGCCGTGGTGCGAAGGTCGTGGTGAACGACTTCGGCGGCGCCCGGGACGGCTCTGGTGCGGGTGCGGCAGGGCCTGCAGACTTGGTCGTCAATGAAATCAAGGCATTGGGCGGCGAAGCCGTTGCCAATTACGACAATGTGGCCACGCCTCAGGGTGGCGAGGGAATCGTGAAGACGGCCCTCGATGCTTTCGGCAAGGTCGACATCCTGATCAACAATGCGGGGATCCTGCGCGACAAGGGTCTTCTCAAGATGGAGCCGGAAAACTGGGCGGCCGTCCTGGCGGTCCACCTGAACGGCGCCTACAACGTGACGCGTCCCGCCTTCAAGGTCATGCGGGAGAACGGGTACGGCCGGATCGTCATGACGACGTCCGCGGCGGGCCTGTACGGCAATTTCGGCCAGACGAACTACTCCTCGGCCAAGCTGGGGCTGGTCGGCTTCATGAACACGCTTAAGGCAGAGGGCGGGAAGTACAACATTTTTGTCAACACGGTCGCGCCGATCGCGGCATCCCGGTTGACGGAAGACGTCATGCCGCCGGAGATGTTCAAGAAGATGAGCCCCGATTATGTTGCCGGTCTCACGATTTATCTCTGCTCCGAGGACTGCAAGGAGAACGGAAGCATTTTCAACGTGGGCGCCGGATACTACAGCCGCGCGGCCATCATGACCGGCCCCGGGGTCACACTGGGCGAAGCCGGGAAAGTGCCGACGCCGGAGGACATCCGCGACAACTGGGACAAGATCAACAACATGGCCGGTGCGAAGTACTACGGAGAGCTGAATGCGGCCATCATGACGTTCCTCATGCCGCCGGCACCGGCTGGCAGCGAGGCGCCCAAGGCTGGTGGTGCCATGGACGTCAAGGGGATCTTCGACAAGATGCCGTCCGCATTCAACGCAGCCGCGGCTGCCGGTAAGGATGTGGTCTTCCAGTTCAACATCTCCGGCCCGACGGGCGGTGATTGGTTCGTCACCGTGAAGGACGGTGCCTGCACGGTATCGGCGGGAAAGGTCGACGGCGCTACCACTACCATCGGCATGGCCGACGCGGACTTCGTCGACCTCATCACCGGCAAGCTGGACGGCATGAAGGCCTTCTCCGCCGGCAAACTGAAGGTGAGCGGCGACATGATGAAATCCCAGCTCATCGGCAAACTGTTCAAATTCTAA
- a CDS encoding CaiB/BaiF CoA-transferase family protein gives MSGPLEGLKILDFTTLLPGPYATMTLADLGADVLSVVSGSRPDLTAFLPPFLPGTDLSVASAYLGRGKRSLTLNLKDPRAIEVVHRLLESHDIMIEQFRPGVMAKFGLAYGQLAEKFPALIYCSLTGYGQTGPFKDRAGHDINYLALSGLMGYAGRKEEGPVPMPMQIADVASGSNHSIIAILAAVIHRLKTGKGQYLDISMTDGAAAFNAMAAAACLAVGEEVGREGFILNGGSLYDFYRTADGGYLGFGGIEPQFFSAFCRAIGRPDLVAGGVVPPDCAKVKEEIRAIFAKKTLSEWEAIFAETDACMEPVRSLSEAFDSDLARDRGWVAEVALPDGRAVRQPACPIKFSETPPHYRRSGVKAGTNNREVLLGLGYGEEEIDGFEKTGLFS, from the coding sequence ATGTCGGGACCCCTGGAAGGCCTTAAAATTCTGGATTTTACGACGCTGTTGCCGGGGCCGTACGCCACGATGACCCTCGCCGACCTGGGGGCGGATGTCCTGTCCGTTGTCTCCGGGAGCCGGCCGGACCTGACGGCCTTCCTGCCGCCGTTCCTGCCGGGAACGGACCTGTCCGTCGCCTCGGCCTACCTGGGGCGGGGCAAGCGGTCCCTGACACTGAACCTCAAGGATCCCCGGGCAATCGAGGTTGTCCATCGCCTGCTGGAAAGCCATGACATCATGATCGAGCAGTTCCGTCCCGGGGTCATGGCGAAATTCGGACTGGCCTACGGTCAGTTGGCGGAGAAGTTCCCCGCCCTGATCTACTGCTCCCTGACGGGATACGGACAGACGGGCCCGTTCAAGGACAGGGCCGGCCACGACATCAACTACCTGGCCCTCTCGGGACTCATGGGCTACGCGGGACGAAAGGAAGAAGGACCCGTTCCGATGCCCATGCAGATCGCCGATGTGGCGTCGGGCTCCAATCACTCCATCATTGCGATCCTGGCCGCGGTCATCCACCGGTTGAAGACCGGGAAAGGCCAGTATCTGGACATCTCCATGACGGACGGGGCGGCCGCCTTCAATGCCATGGCCGCCGCGGCCTGCCTGGCGGTGGGAGAGGAGGTCGGGAGGGAGGGCTTCATCTTGAACGGCGGGTCCCTCTACGATTTCTACCGGACGGCGGACGGCGGCTATCTCGGTTTCGGGGGCATCGAGCCCCAGTTCTTCAGCGCCTTCTGCCGGGCCATCGGCCGTCCGGACCTGGTTGCCGGCGGTGTCGTGCCGCCGGATTGTGCAAAGGTAAAGGAAGAGATCCGGGCGATCTTTGCAAAAAAGACGCTGTCGGAATGGGAAGCGATTTTCGCGGAGACGGACGCCTGCATGGAGCCCGTCCGGTCCCTGTCGGAGGCATTCGACAGCGACCTGGCAAGGGATCGGGGTTGGGTGGCCGAGGTCGCCCTGCCCGACGGCCGCGCCGTGAGGCAGCCCGCCTGTCCCATCAAGTTTTCTGAAACGCCGCCCCATTACCGCCGTTCCGGGGTGAAGGCGGGAACAAACAACAGGGAAGTCCTTCTCGGCCTGGGGTACGGCGAGGAGGAGATCGACGGATTCGAAAAGACGGGACTCTTCTCATAG
- a CDS encoding acetyl-CoA acetyltransferase — MATGIRDKVAIIGMGCSRFGERWDMGAEGLMVEAFQEAIADAGIEKKEIQSAWFGVCMDEVNVGKGSPSMSVALRLPNIPVSRMENYCATGTEAFRGAVYGVASGAYDICLALGVEKLKDTGYGGLPAWGATAGSLVWQWFPNATAPGLFAQLASAYVAKNRIKNDDIKRAIAHVSVKSHANGALNPKAHLRKAVTMDQVLGAPIIAWPLGLFDCCGVSDGSACAIVTTPEIAKKLGKKDIITVKAVQLSVSNGYEGGFNEWAGDHFVTASKCSTAAYKEAGITNPKEEISMIELHDCFSITELVSYEDLHISEPGQAWKDALDGMYDRDGKVPAQIDGGLKCFGHPIGASGLRMIYEMYLQLQGKAGERQLKDPRYGLTHNLGGFPHQNVCAISIIGKLGK; from the coding sequence ATGGCTACGGGAATTAGAGACAAAGTCGCGATCATCGGTATGGGTTGCAGCCGGTTTGGAGAGCGATGGGATATGGGAGCGGAGGGCCTGATGGTCGAGGCCTTTCAGGAAGCGATCGCCGATGCCGGGATCGAGAAGAAGGAAATCCAGTCGGCCTGGTTCGGCGTCTGTATGGACGAGGTCAATGTCGGCAAGGGCTCGCCGTCCATGAGCGTTGCCCTTCGCCTGCCCAACATCCCCGTTTCCAGGATGGAGAACTATTGCGCCACGGGAACAGAGGCTTTCCGCGGGGCGGTGTACGGTGTCGCCTCGGGTGCCTATGACATCTGCCTGGCGCTGGGCGTCGAAAAGCTCAAGGACACGGGGTACGGTGGACTTCCCGCGTGGGGTGCTACGGCGGGGAGCCTGGTCTGGCAGTGGTTTCCCAATGCGACGGCGCCGGGCCTGTTCGCCCAGCTCGCATCGGCTTATGTGGCCAAGAACCGGATCAAGAACGACGACATCAAGCGGGCCATTGCCCACGTGTCGGTGAAAAGCCATGCCAACGGTGCCCTGAATCCCAAGGCCCACCTGCGGAAGGCGGTTACGATGGACCAGGTCCTGGGTGCCCCGATCATTGCCTGGCCCCTGGGCCTGTTTGACTGCTGCGGTGTCTCCGACGGATCGGCCTGTGCGATCGTCACGACCCCGGAAATCGCCAAGAAACTCGGGAAGAAGGACATTATCACCGTCAAGGCGGTCCAGTTATCCGTCAGCAACGGTTATGAAGGCGGCTTCAACGAGTGGGCCGGTGACCATTTCGTCACGGCGAGCAAGTGCAGCACCGCTGCATACAAAGAGGCCGGTATTACCAATCCGAAGGAAGAGATCAGCATGATCGAGCTCCACGACTGTTTTTCCATCACGGAACTGGTCAGCTACGAAGATCTCCACATCTCCGAGCCGGGCCAGGCCTGGAAGGACGCCCTGGACGGCATGTACGACCGGGACGGCAAGGTTCCGGCGCAGATCGACGGCGGCCTCAAGTGTTTCGGCCATCCGATCGGTGCCTCGGGACTCCGGATGATCTACGAGATGTACCTGCAGCTGCAGGGAAAGGCAGGGGAGCGCCAGCTGAAGGATCCCCGTTACGGCCTGACGCACAATCTGGGCGGATTCCCCCACCAGAACGTGTGCGCCATCTCCATCATCGGCAAGCTCGGTAAATAA